Proteins found in one Aethina tumida isolate Nest 87 chromosome 1, icAetTumi1.1, whole genome shotgun sequence genomic segment:
- the LOC109609300 gene encoding putative RNA-binding protein Luc7-like 1 isoform X2 encodes MDLGECPKIHDLALRADFENAQKSKDYFYDLDAMEHLQAFISDCDRRTEAAKQRLAETQEELSAEVAVKANSVHELAEQIGQKLAKAEQLGEEGFVDESMKLMEEVDELRKKKLEAEQEYRNSMPASSYQQQKLRVCEVCSAYLGIHDNDRRLADHFGGKLHLGFIKIREKLSELEKTAEKRKEERRKANKDRDRDDREDRYRERHREHYVGGRELDRRSKRHRSRSRDRKERERERDRDSRRRRSRSRSRERSRRSRSRHTSPGDRRRDRDRD; translated from the exons ATGGACTTGGGAGAATGTCCGAAAATACATGACTTGGCATTAAGGGCCGACTTCGAAAATGCACAGAAGTCCAAGGATTACTTCTATGATCTTGAT gcGATGGAGCACCTGCAGGCGTTTATCAGCGACTGTGACAGACGCACCGAGGCGGCAAAGCAGCGATTAGCTGAAACACAAGAAGAATTATCCGCCGAGGTGGCCGTCAAAGCGAACAGCGTACACGAATTGGCTGAGCAAATCGGTCAGAAGCTCGCTAAAGCCGAACAGCTGGGCGAAGAAGGTTTCGTCGACGAGAGCATGAAATTGATGGAGGAGGTGGACGAGCTTAGAAAGAAAAAGCTTGAGGCGGAACAGGAGTACAGGAATTCTATGCCAGCTAGCAGTTATCAACAGCAGAAATTACGCGTGTGTGAAGTTTGCTCTGCGTATTTGGGTATCCACGATAACGATAGGCGGTTGGCCGATCATTTCGGTGGCAAATTGCATTTAGGCTTCATCAAAATCCGGGAAAAGCTTTCCGAACTTGAG AAAACCGCTGAGAAAAGAAAAGAAGAGCGCCGCAAGGCGAACAAGGATCGCGACCGGGACGATCGTGAGGATCGCTACAGGGAAAGGCACCGCGAGCATTACGTAGGGGGCCGCGAGCTCGATCGCCGTTCTAAGAGGCACAGATCAAGATCGCGCGATCGCAAAGAGCGCGAGAGGGAAAGGGATCGTGACAGTCGCAGGCGCAGGTCGCGCTCGAGGTCTCGCGAGCGTAGCCGCAGATCTCGCTCCAGGCATACCAGTCCTGGAGACAGGCGGAGAGACCGCGACCGTGACTAA
- the LOC109609299 gene encoding peptidyl-tRNA hydrolase ICT1, mitochondrial, with protein sequence MNVLGRYFGRLVHNAVYNPLYPNVINRTIAYKSALSLENLYPNSSLKLTTPSKPSEGQHQKFNGYIPVEELDITYSRSSGPGGQNVNKVNTKVDVRFKIETAKWLNDDIKKKLIEKYQDKLTKDGYLVFRSDLTRYQQMNLADCLEKIRASVRECLVEKTTPTPETQERIRRRIEKAARERLAIKRHRSDTKAGRRDPEVRL encoded by the exons atgaacgtGCTAGGGCGCTATTTTGGACGCCTTGTACATAACGCCGTTTACAACCCGTTATATCCCAACGTAATTAACAGAACAATCGCTTATAAAAGTGCTTTATCTTTGGAAAATTTGTATCCCAACAGTAGTTTGAAGCTAACAACACCTTCTAAA CCAAGTGAGGGGcaacatcaaaaatttaatggatATATTCCTGTGGAAGAACTTGATATCACATACAGTAGAAGTTCAGGCCCTGGTGggcaaaatgttaataaagtcAATACCAAAGTGGatgttagatttaaaatagaaactgCTAAATGGTTAAATGatgatattaagaaaaaactaattgaaaaa taTCAGGATAAGTTAACAAAAGATGGTTATTTAGTATTTCGGTCAGATTTGACCAGGTATCAACAAATGAATCTGGCTGATTGTCTTGAAAAAATAAGGGCATCTGTTCGGGAATGTCTGGTTGAAAAGACCACACCAACACCAGAAACACAAGAAAGAATCAGAAGAAG AATAGAGAAAGCTGCTAGAGAAAGGTTGGCAATAAAAAGGCACAGATCAGACACAAAGGCAGGCAGAAGAGACCCTGAAGTGagattataa
- the LOC109609300 gene encoding putative RNA-binding protein Luc7-like 2 isoform X1, which translates to MTAHDQMRAMLDQLMGTGRNGENNRFHVRFNDPKVCKSFLLSCCPHEILSSTRMDLGECPKIHDLALRADFENAQKSKDYFYDLDAMEHLQAFISDCDRRTEAAKQRLAETQEELSAEVAVKANSVHELAEQIGQKLAKAEQLGEEGFVDESMKLMEEVDELRKKKLEAEQEYRNSMPASSYQQQKLRVCEVCSAYLGIHDNDRRLADHFGGKLHLGFIKIREKLSELEKTAEKRKEERRKANKDRDRDDREDRYRERHREHYVGGRELDRRSKRHRSRSRDRKERERERDRDSRRRRSRSRSRERSRRSRSRHTSPGDRRRDRDRD; encoded by the exons ATGACTGCTCACGACCAAATGCGGGCGATGCTCGACCAACTGATGGGCACCGGACGGAATG GTGAAAACAATAGGTTCCACGTACGGTTTAATGATCCCAAAGTCTGCAAATCGTTCCTGCTCAGCTGTTGTCCCCATGAAATCTTGTCATCGACG cgCATGGACTTGGGAGAATGTCCGAAAATACATGACTTGGCATTAAGGGCCGACTTCGAAAATGCACAGAAGTCCAAGGATTACTTCTATGATCTTGAT gcGATGGAGCACCTGCAGGCGTTTATCAGCGACTGTGACAGACGCACCGAGGCGGCAAAGCAGCGATTAGCTGAAACACAAGAAGAATTATCCGCCGAGGTGGCCGTCAAAGCGAACAGCGTACACGAATTGGCTGAGCAAATCGGTCAGAAGCTCGCTAAAGCCGAACAGCTGGGCGAAGAAGGTTTCGTCGACGAGAGCATGAAATTGATGGAGGAGGTGGACGAGCTTAGAAAGAAAAAGCTTGAGGCGGAACAGGAGTACAGGAATTCTATGCCAGCTAGCAGTTATCAACAGCAGAAATTACGCGTGTGTGAAGTTTGCTCTGCGTATTTGGGTATCCACGATAACGATAGGCGGTTGGCCGATCATTTCGGTGGCAAATTGCATTTAGGCTTCATCAAAATCCGGGAAAAGCTTTCCGAACTTGAG AAAACCGCTGAGAAAAGAAAAGAAGAGCGCCGCAAGGCGAACAAGGATCGCGACCGGGACGATCGTGAGGATCGCTACAGGGAAAGGCACCGCGAGCATTACGTAGGGGGCCGCGAGCTCGATCGCCGTTCTAAGAGGCACAGATCAAGATCGCGCGATCGCAAAGAGCGCGAGAGGGAAAGGGATCGTGACAGTCGCAGGCGCAGGTCGCGCTCGAGGTCTCGCGAGCGTAGCCGCAGATCTCGCTCCAGGCATACCAGTCCTGGAGACAGGCGGAGAGACCGCGACCGTGACTAA
- the LOC109609263 gene encoding uncharacterized protein LOC109609263: MLTNKPDYFLLNPSLFEKRTILDIYDEEFFTNLKLAKNMIQDMTNDIDKGICRKWMARLCSMKSSDPVVKKNRNEFFQYLLQMMKLYAEREKVNVPKGEETEAAVKDKCSCRKDYMAKWSPDRRTYIAMKPLPGKGALIYMAVTKDPSLGWEHS; the protein is encoded by the exons atgttaacaaacAAACCCGACTATTTTTTACTGAACCCTAGTCTATTCGAAAAAAGAACTATTTTAGACATATATGATGAAGAATTTTTTACGAATTTGAAATTGGCCAAAAATATGATACAGGATATGACAAATGACATAG ACAAGGGTATATGTAGAAAATGGATGGCACGCCTTTGTAGCATGAAGTCGAGCGATCCCGTAGTAAAAAAGAACCGTAACGAATTCTTCCAGTATCTGCTCCAAATGATGAAACTGTATGCCGAAAGAGAAAAGGTTAATGTTCCTAAAGGTGAAGAAACAGAGGCGGCCGTAAAGGATAAG tgCTCATGTAGGAAGGACTATATGGCCAAATGGTCCCCAGATAGAAGGACATATATTGCAATGAAGCCTTTGCCGGGAAAAGGCGCGCTTATTTATATGGCAGTGACAAAGGACCCTTCTTTGGGTTGGGAGCACTCTTGA
- the LOC109609262 gene encoding ribosome biogenesis regulatory protein homolog encodes MDVVSKVLQNSALEAQNFKPITVKKHLELEFDLGTLLAVDNNDFDAKLYKRKQNDYLLDLARDNTQLLLNQIWELPTERVEEAIVVKLPPQKTILPRFKPVPKPKPLTKWQQFAKDKGIQKKKKSKLSWDEQLQKWVPLYGFKRAQAQKDKDWLIEVPDNADPMEDQFAKKITAKSENVAKNELQRMRNIAKAKNVKVPRFGLTNSDASSAKDLQTAVTVAKASTASLGKFQNKLPKEKEARGVADITPGQSRKRKLPPVSGSHERVHNLEIVENVLNKRPKVDIEKAVSIQMQQRSEEKEEKPRANKSGKKPKSKSGKKGKKTHGRKRR; translated from the exons ATGGACGTTGTGAGTAAGGTGTTACAAAATTCGGCCCTAGAGGCCCAAAATTTCAAGCCGATTACTGTGAAGAAACACTTAGAACTGGAATTTGACTTAGGAACGCTATTGGCCGTGGATAATAATGATTTCGACGCGAAATTGTACAA AAGGAAACAAAACGATTATCTCTTAGACTTGGCCAGGGACAACACGCAACTTCTTCTTAATCAGATTTGGGAATTACCGACGGAACGAGTGGAAGAAGCTATAGTTGTAAAATTACCTCcccaaaaaacaattttgccCAGATTTAAGCCTGTTCCTAAGCCCAAACCGCTGACTAAATGGCAACAATTTGCAAAGGATAAAGGTATacagaagaaaaagaagagtAAACTATCTTGGGATGAACAGCTGCAAAAATGGGTTCCGTTATATGGTTTCAAACGGGCACAAGCACAGAAAGATAAAGATTGGTTAATAGAAGTGCCAGACAATGCAGACCCTATGGAAGACCAGTTTGCCAAAAAAATAACGGCCAAAAGTGAAAATGTTGCAAAGAATGAATTACAAAGAATGAGGAACATTGCCAAAGCAAAGAATGTTAAAGTGCCCAGATTTGGTTTAACAAATTCAGATGCCTCTTCAGCTAAAGAT TTGCAAACAGCAGTGACAGTGGCCAAAGCATCCACAGCTAGTTTAGgtaaattccaaaataaattGCCGAAAGAGAAGGAAGCCAGAGGAGTGGCTGATATAACACCAGGTCAATCAAGAAAGCGAAAGTTGCCCCCAGTTTCAGGTTCACATGAAAGAGTACACAATTTGGAGATTGTTGAAAATGTTCTCAACAAAAGGCCAAAAGTGGACATTGAAAAAGCTGTTTCCATACAAATGCAACA GAGGTcagaagaaaaagaagagaAGCCACGCGCCAATAAAAGTGGCAAGAAGCCAAAATCCAAAAGTGGGAAGAAAGGCAAGAAAACACATGGACGGAAACGTCGctag